A genome region from Neisseria meningitidis includes the following:
- the ychF gene encoding redox-regulated ATPase YchF — translation MSLKCGIVGLPNVGKSTLFNALTQSGIEAANYPFCTIEPNVGIVEVPDPRMAELAKIVNPQKMQPAIVEFVDIAGLVAGASKGEGLGNQFLANIRETDAIVNVVRCFDDDNIVHVAGRVDPIADIETIGTELALADLASVEKAIVREEKRARSGDKDAQKLVDLCKKLLPHLDEGKPVRSFGLDAEERAMLKPLFLLTAKPAMYVGNVAEDGFENNPHLDRLKELAAKENAPVVAVCAAMESEIAELEDDEKAEFLAEMGLEEPGLNRLIRAGYDLLGLQTYFTAGVKEVRAWTIHKGDTAPQAAGVIHTDFERGFIRAQVISYDDFVSLGGEAKAKEAGKMRVEGKEYVVQDGDVMHFLFNV, via the coding sequence ATGAGTTTGAAATGCGGCATCGTCGGTTTGCCCAACGTCGGCAAATCCACCCTTTTTAACGCGCTGACCCAATCGGGTATCGAAGCGGCAAACTATCCTTTCTGTACCATCGAACCCAACGTCGGCATCGTCGAAGTCCCCGATCCGCGTATGGCCGAATTGGCAAAAATCGTCAATCCGCAAAAAATGCAGCCTGCCATCGTCGAATTTGTCGATATTGCCGGTTTGGTTGCAGGCGCGAGCAAAGGCGAGGGCTTGGGCAACCAGTTCCTTGCCAACATCCGCGAAACCGATGCGATTGTGAATGTCGTGCGCTGCTTTGACGACGACAACATCGTCCACGTTGCAGGCCGCGTCGATCCGATTGCCGACATTGAAACCATCGGCACAGAGTTGGCACTTGCCGACCTGGCAAGTGTCGAAAAAGCCATCGTCCGCGAAGAAAAACGCGCCCGCTCAGGCGACAAAGACGCGCAAAAGCTGGTCGATTTGTGCAAAAAACTGCTGCCGCATCTGGACGAAGGCAAACCCGTGCGTTCCTTCGGTTTGGACGCGGAAGAACGCGCGATGCTCAAACCGCTGTTCCTGCTGACCGCCAAACCGGCGATGTATGTGGGCAACGTCGCCGAAGACGGTTTTGAAAACAATCCGCACCTCGACCGCCTGAAAGAATTGGCGGCAAAAGAAAACGCCCCCGTCGTCGCCGTTTGCGCCGCGATGGAGAGCGAAATTGCCGAATTGGAAGACGACGAAAAAGCCGAGTTCCTCGCCGAAATGGGCTTGGAAGAACCGGGCCTGAACCGCCTGATTCGTGCCGGTTACGACCTCTTGGGGCTGCAAACCTATTTCACCGCCGGTGTGAAAGAAGTCCGCGCGTGGACGATACACAAAGGCGATACCGCCCCGCAAGCCGCCGGCGTGATTCACACCGACTTTGAGCGCGGCTTCATCCGCGCCCAAGTCATTTCTTACGACGACTTTGTCTCGCTCGGCGGCGAAGCCAAAGCCAAAGAAGCCGGCAAAATGCGTGTGGAAGGTAAGGAATACGTCGTGCAGGACGGCGATGTAATGCACTTTTTGTTTAACGTGTAA
- a CDS encoding formate--tetrahydrofolate ligase, with protein sequence MSFKTDAEIAQSSTMRPIGEIAAKLGLNVDNIEPYGHYKAKINPAEAFKLPQKQGRLILVTAINPTPAGEGKTTVTIGLADALRHIGKDSVIALREPSLGPVFGVKGGAAGGGYAQVLPMEDINLHFTGDFHAIGAANNLLAAMLDNHIYQGNELNIDPKRVLWRRVVDMNDRQLRNIIDGMGKPVDGVMRPDGFDITVASEVMAVFCLAKDISDLKERLGNILVAYAKDGSPVYAKDLKANGAMAALLKDAIKPNLVQTIEGTPAFVHGGPFANIAHGCNSVTATRLAKHLADYAVTEAGFGADLGAEKFCDIKCRLAGLKPDAAVVVATVRALKYNGGVERANLGEENLDALEKGLPNLLKHISNLKNVFGLPVVVALNRFVSDSDAELAMIEKACAEHGVEVSLTEVWGKGGAGGADLARKVVNAIESQTNNFGFAYDVELGIKDKIRAIAQKVYGAEDVDFSAEASAEIASLEKLGLDKMPICMAKTQYSLSDNAKLLGCPEDFRIAVRGITVSAGAGFIVALCGNMMKMPGLPKVPAAEKIDVDAEGVIHGLF encoded by the coding sequence ATGAGTTTCAAAACCGATGCCGAAATCGCCCAATCCTCCACCATGCGCCCGATTGGCGAAATTGCCGCCAAGCTGGGTTTGAACGTTGACAACATTGAGCCTTACGGTCATTACAAAGCCAAAATCAATCCTGCCGAAGCGTTCAAACTGCCGCAAAAACAGGGCAGGCTGATTTTGGTTACCGCCATCAACCCGACTCCGGCGGGCGAAGGTAAAACCACCGTAACCATCGGTTTGGCGGACGCATTGCGCCATATCGGCAAAGACTCTGTGATTGCTTTGCGCGAGCCTTCTTTGGGTCCGGTGTTCGGCGTGAAAGGCGGCGCGGCAGGCGGCGGCTATGCCCAAGTTTTGCCGATGGAAGACATCAACCTGCACTTCACCGGAGATTTTCACGCCATCGGTGCGGCAAATAATCTGCTTGCCGCGATGCTCGACAACCATATCTACCAAGGCAACGAGTTGAACATCGACCCCAAACGCGTGCTGTGGCGGCGCGTGGTCGATATGAACGACCGCCAGTTGCGCAACATCATCGACGGCATGGGCAAGCCTGTTGACGGCGTGATGCGTCCTGACGGTTTCGATATTACCGTTGCTTCCGAAGTGATGGCGGTATTCTGTCTTGCCAAAGACATCAGCGATTTGAAAGAGCGTTTGGGCAACATCCTTGTCGCCTACGCCAAAGACGGCAGCCCCGTTTACGCCAAAGATTTGAAAGCGAATGGCGCGATGGCGGCATTGCTTAAAGATGCGATTAAGCCCAACTTGGTGCAAACCATCGAAGGCACGCCCGCCTTCGTACACGGCGGCCCGTTCGCCAACATCGCCCACGGCTGCAACTCCGTAACCGCAACCCGTCTGGCGAAACACCTTGCCGATTACGCCGTAACCGAAGCAGGCTTCGGCGCGGACTTGGGCGCGGAAAAATTCTGCGACATCAAATGCCGCCTTGCCGGTTTGAAACCTGATGCGGCTGTTGTCGTGGCGACTGTCCGCGCGTTGAAATATAACGGCGGCGTGGAACGCGCCAACCTCGGCGAAGAAAATTTAGACGCTTTGGAAAAAGGTTTGCCCAACCTGCTGAAACACATTTCCAACCTGAAAAACGTATTCGGACTGCCCGTCGTCGTTGCGCTCAACCGCTTCGTGTCCGACTCCGATGCCGAGTTGGCGATGATTGAAAAAGCCTGTGCCGAACACGGCGTTGAAGTTTCCCTGACCGAAGTGTGGGGCAAAGGTGGTGCGGGCGGCGCGGATTTGGCGCGCAAAGTCGTCAACGCCATTGAAAGTCAAACCAATAACTTCGGTTTCGCCTACGATGTCGAGTTGGGCATCAAAGACAAAATCCGTGCGATTGCCCAAAAAGTGTACGGCGCGGAAGATGTTGATTTCAGCGCGGAAGCGTCTGCCGAAATCGCTTCACTGGAAAAACTGGGCTTGGACAAAATGCCGATCTGCATGGCGAAAACCCAATACTCTTTGAGCGACAACGCCAAACTGTTGGGCTGCCCCGAAGACTTCCGCATCGCCGTGCGCGGCATCACCGTTTCCGCAGGCGCAGGTTTCATCGTCGCCCTGTGCGGCAACATGATGAAAATGCCCGGCCTGCCCAAAGTTCCGGCTGCCGAGAAAATCGATGTGGACGCAGAAGGCGTGATTCACGGCTTGTTCTGA
- a CDS encoding EamA family transporter: MGSNAWLFWALASAGFASLTAIFAKMGLQGIDSDFATFIRTLVILAALLLFLTYTGKWQGVNGFTGKNWTFLILSGLATGASWLAYFKALQLGNASQVAPVDKFSLVLVALMAVVFLDERPNTQEWIGLGLVTAGVLVLALKR; the protein is encoded by the coding sequence ATGGGCAGCAACGCATGGCTGTTTTGGGCATTGGCATCGGCAGGCTTCGCCTCATTGACCGCCATCTTCGCCAAAATGGGTTTACAGGGTATAGATTCAGATTTCGCTACCTTCATCCGCACCTTGGTCATCCTCGCCGCTTTGTTATTGTTTTTAACCTACACCGGCAAATGGCAGGGCGTGAACGGGTTTACAGGAAAAAACTGGACATTCTTAATTCTGTCGGGTTTGGCGACCGGCGCATCCTGGCTCGCCTACTTCAAAGCCCTGCAACTGGGCAACGCCTCGCAAGTCGCGCCCGTCGACAAATTCAGCCTGGTCCTGGTCGCCCTGATGGCGGTGGTCTTTTTGGACGAACGCCCGAACACGCAGGAATGGATAGGCTTGGGACTGGTAACGGCGGGCGTGTTGGTGCTGGCGTTGAAACGTTAA
- the murU gene encoding N-acetylmuramate alpha-1-phosphate uridylyltransferase MurU, whose protein sequence is MKAMILAAGRGERMHPLTDTTPKPLLDVAGKPLIGWHLCRLKQAGFTEIVINHAWLGRQIEDALGDGSAYGVNIAYSPEPAGGLETAGGIARALPLLGGQPFLVVNGDVLTDIDFTAAFQTASSLPEHISAHLWLVENPPHNPDGDFSLLPDGSVRPEVNGGNGLTFSGVGIYRPEMFDGIEAGSVAKLAPVLRGEMRQNRVSGQKHTGLWLDVGTVCRLKEAQALAGAWK, encoded by the coding sequence ATGAAAGCGATGATACTGGCGGCAGGACGCGGCGAGCGTATGCATCCTTTGACCGATACCACTCCGAAGCCGCTGCTCGATGTGGCGGGTAAGCCTCTAATCGGTTGGCACCTATGCCGTCTGAAGCAGGCGGGGTTTACCGAAATCGTCATCAACCACGCTTGGCTGGGCCGGCAGATAGAAGATGCTTTGGGCGACGGCTCGGCTTATGGCGTGAACATCGCCTATTCGCCCGAACCCGCAGGCGGTTTGGAAACGGCAGGCGGTATCGCACGGGCATTGCCGCTGTTGGGTGGGCAGCCGTTTTTGGTCGTCAACGGCGACGTGCTGACCGACATCGATTTTACCGCCGCGTTTCAGACGGCATCGTCCCTGCCGGAACATATTTCCGCCCATCTGTGGCTGGTGGAAAATCCGCCGCACAACCCCGACGGCGATTTTTCCCTGCTGCCCGACGGCAGCGTGCGGCCGGAAGTAAATGGCGGCAACGGATTGACATTCAGCGGCGTGGGTATTTACCGTCCTGAAATGTTTGACGGAATCGAAGCGGGCAGTGTGGCGAAACTCGCGCCCGTATTGCGTGGCGAAATGCGGCAAAACCGCGTGAGCGGTCAGAAGCATACGGGCTTGTGGCTGGATGTCGGCACGGTATGCCGTCTGAAAGAGGCTCAAGCCCTTGCAGGGGCTTGGAAGTGA